A DNA window from Fragaria vesca subsp. vesca linkage group LG3, FraVesHawaii_1.0, whole genome shotgun sequence contains the following coding sequences:
- the LOC101306617 gene encoding TMV resistance protein N-like: MDSITTGFAASSSTTTTHQSWTYDVFLSFRGDDTRNNFVAHLHSNLIRKGIRTFLDDDGLRRGVEISSELHKAIEESKVSIVVFSETYASSKWCLEELVKILECKESKKQMVYPVFYKVDPSDVRNQNGSFGKALADHECTFKDRLEKVVRWREALTKAANLSGLHFSDGGNESRFIDAILEEVSAKLLHRTYLNVAKYPVGMESRVEDMLKLLSVGGNGVQMVGIWGVGGIGKTTLAKAVYNSVAHKFEDSCFLANVREESMTSGGFVRLQKILFSEILGWKDFCPSSVDRGITLIKQTMSNKRVLLILDDVNHLNQLNNLVGNPNWFGSGSRIIITTRDKHCLTGYDVNEIYKVEKLSHHEALELFNFNAFQDHRHKEDYVELVKNVLLYAQGLPLALEVLAADLRGRDVNQWKYALDSYRSLPKQEIQEVLKISYHALEHSIKEVFLHIACFFKGKSKDYVTQILEACDLNPEYAIDLLEEKALIVVTEEKRIQMHDLLEEMGREIVLQESPNESGQRSRLWRYEDVYHVFMENTVSDALI; encoded by the exons ATGGATTCAATCACCACTGGATTCGCAGCCTCTTCTTCTACTACTACGACTCATCAGTCGTGGACTTATGATGTCTTTTTGAGTTTCAGAGGTGATGATACACGCAACAATTTCGTAGCCCATTTGCACAGCAATTTGATCCGAAAGGGAATCAGAACCTTCTTGGACGATGATGGACTCAGAAGAGGAGTAGAGATATCATCCGAGCTACACAAAGCAATTGAAGAGTCAAAAGTTTCAATCGTTGTGTTCTCTGAAACTTATGCTTCTTCAAAGTGGTGCTTGGAAGAACTTGTGAAGATTCTCGAGTGTAAAGAGTCAAAGAAACAAATGGTTTACCCTGTATTTTATAAGGTAGATCCATCGGATGTGCGAAACCAAAATGGTAGTTTTGGTAAAGCACTGGCTGATCATGAATGCACATTCAAGGATCGGTTGGAGAAAGTTGTGAGATGGAGGGAAGCTCTTACAAAAGCAGCCAATCTTTCTGGGCTGCATTTCTCGGACGGAGG TAATGAATCTAGGTTTATTGATGCAATCCTGGAAGAAGTTTCAGCAAAACTATTACACCGTACATATTTAAATGTGGCGAAGTACCCAGTTGGAATGGAATCTCGTGTAGAAGATATGCTTAAACTTTTGAGTGTTGGGGGAAATGGTGTTCAAATGGTAGGGATATGGGGAGTTGGAGGAATAGGCAAAACTACACTTGCTAAAGCAGTTTACAATTCAGTTGCTCATAAATTTGAAGATAGTTGCTTTTTGGCAAATGTTAGAGAAGAGTCGATGACATCTGGAGGCTTTGTCCGTCTACAAAAGATATTGTTTTCTGAGATTCTAGGGTGGAAAGATTTTTGTCCTTCTAGTGTTGATAGAGGAATCACTCTGATAAAACAAACAATGAGCAATAAAAGAGTGCTCTTAATTCTTGATGATGTGAATCATTTGAACCAATTGAACAATTTAGTAGGAAATCCTAATTGGTTTGGTTCAGGCAGTAGAATAATCATAACAACTAGAGATAAGCATTGCTTAACTGGTTACGATGTCAATGAAATATACAAGGTGGAGAAGTTAAGTCATCATGAAGCATTAGAGCTATTCAACTTTAATGCCTTCCAAGATCATAGACACAAGGAAGATTATGTTGAACTTGTCAAGAATGTCCTCCTTTATGCTCAAGGGCTTCCATTGGCTCTAGAAGTTTTGGCTGCAGACTTACGTGGTAGAGATGTAAATCAATGGAAATATGCATTGGACAGTTATAGAAGTCTTCCCAAGCAAGAGATTCAGGAAGTTCTGAAAATAAGTTATCATGCACTTGAACATTCGATCAAAGAAGTTTTTCTTCACATTGCTTGCTTTTTCAAAGGCAAAAGTAAGGATTATGTAACACAGATACTAGAAGCCTGCGACCTCAACCCTGAGTATGCTATTGATTTACTTGAGGAAAAGGCCCTAATAGTTGTCACTGAAGAAAAAAGAATTCAAATGCATGACCTGCTGGAAGAAATGGGTCGAGAGATAGTCTTACAAGAGTCACCAAATGAGTCTGGTCAACGTAGCAGATTGTGGCGTTATGAAGATGTGTACCACGTTTTTATGGAAAACACAGTAAGTGATGCATTGATCTAA
- the LOC101309521 gene encoding uncharacterized protein LOC101309521 produces the protein MPWSSKSPLGKGVEIMPSLKSIDLSYCYGLTKLAHFSRFPNLVDLNLSGCKNLVGVDPSIGFLKNLLSLNLGFCEKLKNFEIMEEMKSLKCLDLRGTAIKEISSSIGHLISLEKLILRECARLTNVSSSIFELQHLRHLDLFWCDSLVTFPTNSGFSTSLQGKHYDPLFVSLDSCTNLKEILEFPREIDGLNVRCCRALKIISKLSNILEGKDSKMIPRTNLYSCNVLCQNLAQMKKSHLRDDSAEAAPLLALFLSCQQSEFEVLYPVDMLPPKEYPSSSEEGPSSAEEDRLYAESGVPVWFSWRNTGENWPAYKLKIEFPGDFNWENRGLAFCAQSYETFKGPYFRFCAIYINGVRIKEPSEKPEEHPWRLSEDHLWLYYIPFHTIIRRLSESGLPPPSMCLVKFEFEVKGESLERAAST, from the exons ATGCCTTGGAGCAGCAAGTCACCACTGGGGAAGGGAGTAGAG ATTATGCCAAGTTTGAAATCTATCGATTTGTCATATTGTTATGGTCTAACAAAACTGGCGCACTTCTCTAGATTCCCAAATTTAGTGGATTTGAATCTAAGTGGCTGTAAAAATTTGGTTGGAGTTGATCCTTCCATTGGCTTTCTGAAGAATCTCCTTAGTTTGAACCTTGGATTCTGCGAGAAACTTAAGAACTTTGAGATTATGGAAGAGATGAAATCCTTAAAATGTCTGGATTTACGGGGGACTGCCATCAAAGAAATTTCTTCATCAATTGGACATCTCATTAGTCTTGAAAAGTTAATTTTGCGAGAATGCGCAAGACTTACAAATGTATCAAGCAGCATTTTTGAGTTGCAGCATCTGCGGCATCTTGATCTGTTTTGGTGCGACAGTCTAGTTACATTTCCAACCAATTCAGGATTTTCAACCAGTTTACAGGGCAAACACTATGATCCTTTATTCGTCTCTCTGGACAGTTGCACGAATCTCAAAGAAATTTTGGAATTTCCACGAGAAATAGATGGCTTGAATGTAAGGTGCTGCCGTGCATTGAAAATAATATCAAAGCTGTCAAACATATTGGAAGGTAAAGATTCAAAGATGATTCCTCGTACGAACTTGTATTCCTGCAATGTATTGTGCCAAAATCTGGCTCAGATGAAGAAAAGTCATTTACGCGATGATTCCGCTGAAGCTGCTCCGTTGTTGGCTCTCTTTCTCTCATGTCAGCAATCTGAATTCGAGGTTTTATATCCTGTCGATATGTTGCCTCCCAAAGAGTATCCCTCGTCTTCCGAAGAGGGTCCGTCGTCTGCCGAAGAGGATCGATTATATGCCGAAAGTGGAGTTCCAGTGTGGTTCTCCTGGCGTAACACTGGAGAAAATTGGCCAGCATACAAGTTGAAAATTGAATTTCCTGGAGATTTCAATTGGGAGAACAGGGGATTGGCATTTTGTGCTCAAAGTTATGAAACATTTAAGGGACCATATTTCAGATTCTGTGCTATCTACATTAATGGAGTACGCATCAAGGAACCATCCGAGAAGCCAGAAGAGCATCCGTGGAGGTTGTCAGAAGATCATTTGTGGTTGTACTACATTCCATTCCATACTATAATAAGACGACTCAGTGAGAGTGGTTTACCGCCACCGTCCATGTGTCTGGTCAAGTTTGAATTTGAAGTTAAGGGGGAAAGTCTGGAACGTGCGGCGTCCACGTAG
- the LOC101306905 gene encoding TMV resistance protein N-like has protein sequence MAAQFGASSSSSSSAPIQPWTYHVFLSFRGEDTRNTFTGHLYSNLVQKGINTFIDDGLKRGEEISSSLLKAIEESKISVIVFSENYASSKWCLEELVKIMQCNESKKQIVYPVFYKVDPSHVRNQTGSFGQALAHHDDLKKVARWKTALTKAGNLSGRHFSHGGHESEFIRKIVEEISQQVSNLTNLYKDKYLVGIESRLENMEKLLCVGESGVRMVGVWGIGGLGKTTVAKAVYNKIVHKFEGRCFMENVRERSLKYGGLQKLQKFLLSKTVDLKDLEVNSLDEGSGRIKERLSHKRVLIILDDVNDLDQLKSLVGKPDWFGSGSRIIITTRDQDLLRRHDVDQIYQVEKFSDREALELFKINAFKENEHMSDYIEHIDSVIRYAEGLPLVLEVLGSHLRGISIDTWKDTLEYYKKNPKLQQFLKLSYDALEPLVKEVFLHIACFFKGENRNYVMTILEGCELPKHGIEVLIEKALIRITKANGIWMHDLLEEMGKEIVCQESPEPGERSRLWLYKDVYHAFVQKTGTSRVKGIMVKEGIPDQQITLNRESFIKLNNLQILIISDDIFYGDHVKYLPNNLSLLHWEDCPLQYFPSNFYPEKLVVLKMRFGKALSSWGILKGGFQRKMPWICTSPVGKRLQIMPNLKSLVLQDCHAVTTFSDFPTFPNLEELKIRDTVFQKFEIVEEMKSLKRLDLSWTSIRELPSSAIRYLTNLEQLTLKACEKLKHVACNIFELQHLQLLDLSFCDKLVIFPTKSEFSTESATLQDKHYAPLFVDLMCCWNLVEIGEFPREIYGLDATRCQKLKRISKLSNMLEGKDTRMIPRMNLSHCSAMYRNKRDSEAWGTVKNLPYNYSLFFSCRQSEYQVVFNYDYVPEWFTCRMDVTNVGLQVCNFRIDFPGNFKWEDKGLAFCVPNCYWGTHFSVLRIYINDVSIVDASEKKHEFTFGLGGGFVWTVWLYYMPFDAIIKRLRESGLPPPSNCLVKFEFQIESIDFEVDRGRSCGVHVVMPEDEGPFVHQLLDNGD, from the exons ATGGCAGCTCAATTTGGAGCCTCTTCTTCTTCTTCCTCTTCTGCTCCCATTCAGCCATGGACATATCATGTCTTTTTGAGTTTTAGAGGAGAGGATACCCGCAACACTTTCACTGGCCATTTGTACAGCAACTTGGTCCAAAAGGGAATTAACACCTTCATAGACGATGGCCTTAAAAGAGGGGAAGAAATATCAAGTTCTCTTCTTAAAGCAATTGAAGAGTCCAAAATCTCTGTCATTGTGTTCTCGGAAAACTATGCTTCCTCAAAATGGTGTTTGGAAGAACTGGTCAAGATCATGCAGTGTAATGAATCGAAGAAACAGATTGTGTACCCTGTATTTTACAAGGTAGATCCATCACATGTGCGAAACCAAACTGGTAGTTTTGGTCAGGCACTTGCTCACCATGATGATTTGAAGAAGGTGGCACGGTGGAAGACAGCTCTTACAAAAGCAGGAAATCTTTCTGGGAGGCATTTCTCACACGGAGG GCATGAATCTGAATTCATTCGTAAAATTGTTGAAGAGATTTCACAACAAGTATCAAACCTCACTAATTTATATAAAGACAAATACTTGGTTGGAATAGAGTCTCGTTTAGAAAATATGGAAAAACTTTTATGTGTTGGAGAAAGTGGCGTACGAATGGTAGGGGTATGGGGCATTGGTGGATTAGGTAAAACAACAGTTGCCAAGGCTGTTTATAATAAAATAGTCCATAAATTTGAAGGCCGTTGTTTTATGGAAAATGTTAGAGAAAGATCGTTGAAATATGGAGGCCTACAAAAACTACAGAAGTTTCTTCTTTCTAAGACTGTAGATTTGAAAGATTTAGAGGTAAACAGTCTTGATGAAGGAAGCGGTAGGATAAAAGAAAGGTTGAGTCATAAGAGAGTTCTTATAATTCTTGATGATGTGAATGATTTGGACCAACTAAAAAGTTTAGTCGGAAAGCCTGATTGGTTTGGTTCTGGTAGTAGAATAATCATAACAACACGAGATCAAGATTTGCTACGACGGCATGATGTTGATCAAATATACCAAGTGGAGAAATTTAGTGATCGTGAAGCTTTGGAGCTCTTCAAAATTAATGCATTCAAAGAAAATGAACATATGAGTGATTACATTGAACACATAGATAGTGTAATACGTTATGCTGAAGGGCTGCCTCTAGTTTTGGAAGTTTTGGGGTCACATCTACGTGGTATAAGTATAGATACATGGAAGGATACATTGGAGTATTACAAGAAAAATCCCAAGCTTCAACAATTTCTCAAATTAAGTTATGATGCGCTTGAACCTTTGGTGAAGGAAGTTTTTCTTCACATCGCATGTTTCTTCAAAGGTGAAAATAGGAACTATGTGATGACAATTTTAGAAGGATGTGAGCTACCTAAACATGGGATTGAAGTCCTCATAGAAAAGGCCCTCATACGTATTACTAAAGCTAATGGTATTTGGATGCATGACTTGCTAGAAGAAATGGGCAAAGAAATTGTTTGTCAGGAGTCACCGGAGCCAGGAGAGCGTAGCAGACTGTGGTTGTACAAAGATGTTTATCATGCTTTTGTGCAGAAAACT GGTACAAGCAGAGTTAAAGGGATTATGGTTAAGGAAGGCATACCAGATCAACAAATAACCTTGAATAGGGAGAGCTTCATAAAGTTGAACAATCTTCAAATTCTTATAATCTCTGATGACATATTCTATGGGGATCATGTGAAGTATCTTCCCAACAATTTGAGTCTCCTTCATTGGGAGGATTGTCCATTACAGTACTTTCCATCTAATTTTTATCCCGAGAAACTTGTTGTACTTAAGATGAGGTTCGGCAAGGCATTATCTTCGTGGGGCATACTTAAG GGAGGTTTTCAACGCAAAATGCCTTGGATCTGCACATCACCAGTGGGGAAGAGACTACAG ATTATGCCCAATTTAAAATCATTAGTTCTGCAAGATTGCCATGCTGTAACAACGTTTTCGGACTTCCCTACATTCCCAAACTTAGAGGAGTTGAAAATAAGAGACACTGTTTTTCAGAAATTTGAAATCGTGGAAGAGATGAAATCCTTAAAAAGGTTGGATTTAAGTTGGACATCAATCAGAGAATTGCCTTCTTCAGCAATCCGATATCTCACTAATCTGGAACAGTTAACTTTAAAAGCTTGCGAGAAACTTAAACATGTGGCGTGCAACATTTTTGAGTTGCAGCATCTACAGCTTCTTGATCTCTCGTTCTGTGACAAGCTGGTTATATTTCCAACAAAGTCAGAGTTTTCAACTGAATCGGCCACTTTACAGGACAAGCACTATGCTCCGTTATTCGTCGATTTGATGTGTTGCTGGAATCTTGTAGAAATTGGAGAATTTCCGCGAGAAATATATGGCCTAGATGCGACCAGGTGCCAAAAATTGAAAAGAATTTCAAAGTTGTCAAACATGTTGGAAGGTAAAGACACGAGAATGATTCCTCGGATGAACTTGTCTCATTGCTCTGCCATGTACCGCAATAAGCGGGATAGTGAGGCATGGGGGACGGTAAAGAATTTACCGTATAACTATTCTCTGTTTTTCTCATGTCGGCAATCGGAGTATCAGGTCGTCTTTAACTATGATTATGTTCCGGAGTGGTTCACCTGCCGCATGGATGTAACAAATGTAGGACTTCAAGTGTGCAACTTCAGAATTGATTTTCCTGGAAATTTCAAATGGGAGGACAAAGGGTTGGCTTTCTGTGTTCCGAATTGTTATTGGGGGACACATTTCAGCGTACTCAGAATCTACATTAATGATGTATCCATCGTTGATGCATCCGAAAAAAAACACGAATTTACTTTCGGATTGGGTGGTGGTTTTGTGTGGACCGTGTGGTTGTACTATATGCCATTTGATGCTATAATAAAGCGGCTGAGAGAGAGTGGGTTACCGCCGCCTTCCAACTGTCTGGTTAAGTTTGAATTTCAAATTGAAAGCATAGATTTTGAAGTTGACAGGGGGAGAAGCTGCGGAGTCCACGTAGTAATGCCAGAAGATGAAGGGCCATTTGTCCATCAACTGCTTGATAATGGGGACTGA
- the LOC101307479 gene encoding TMV resistance protein N-like: protein MAAQFGASSSFSSSSAPIQPCTYHVFLSFRGEDTRNTFTGHLYSNLVQKGINTFLDDGLKRGEEISSSLLKAIEESKIAVVVFSENYASSKWCLEELVKIMQCNESRKQIVYPVFYKVDPSHVRNQTGSFGEALAHYDDLEKVAQWKTALTKAGHLSGWPFSHGGNESDFVHKIVEEISQQVSNFTYFNRDKYLVGIQSRLENMEKLLCVGESDIRMIGIWGIGGLGKTTIAKAVYNSIAPKFEGSCFLENVRERSLKYGGLQKLQKFLLSRTVDLKDLEVNSLDEGSGRIKERLSHKRVLIILDDVNDLDELKSLVGKPDWFGSGSRIIITTRDQDLLRRHDVDQIYQVEKLSDGEALELFKINAFKENEHTSDYIEHVDSVIRYAEGLPLVLEVLGSYLRGLSIDTWKDTLKYYKRNPKLQQFLKLSYDALEPLMKEVFLHIACFFKGEDKNYVMDILEGCELPKHGIEVLIEKALISITEANGIWMHDLLEELGKEIVCLESPEPGERSRLWLYKDVYNVFKNNTGTNKVKGIMLKESIRWNADEQIIPLNSESFSKLNGLQILLIDYLHANVFSGNRVDYLPNELILLHWVKCPLRYFPSNFYPKKLVVCKMEFTLTSSPLTVLKIGVERKMPWICMSPLGAGVQSLQKLKSLELEFCHGAEMFSDFSRFLNLEELTIRSSEKIKKIEIVKEMTSLKRLDLSGTAIRELPSSAIGHLINLEQLILFGCKKLRHVPCNIFELQHLQLLYLKGCEKLVTFPTKSEFSTESTSLQDKHYAPLFVNLRDCENLVEIGEFSRELYGLEACGCDKLKRVSKLSDILEGNDSRMIPRMNLSACSSLYSNVARKVAKMKRNLPDDSKLTALFSFFLSCRQSEYHVKLPVIDIPEWFTVRMDVNIEGLHECNFRIDFPGNFKWEDKGLAFCPPVTSSEHNIYINGVSIIDASEEWGDGDGSWRYDGFQELYYIPFEVIIKRLSESGSPPPCICLVQFEFQIKTIEFTDGTIEEVDGSCGVHVVMPEGEGPFFSDFRMMVQKSKAEKTEQMYDMLQQKKEFGADISRQYLLNFPYGENLLSAAQALTVPRPPAYQATTAADPGRCQRAPKSRHLRLHHVQEPAPSPGPNHSSAAP, encoded by the exons ATGGCAGCTCAATTTGGAGCCTCTTCTTCTTTCTCTTCCTCTTCTGCTCCCATTCAGCCATGCACATATCATGTCTTTCTGAGTTTCCGAGGAGAGGATACCCGCAACACTTTCACAGGCCATTTGTACAGCAATTTGGTTCAGAAGGGAATTAACACCTTCTTAGATGATGGCCTTAAAAGAGGGGAAGAAATATCAAGTTCTCTTCTTAAAGCAATTGAAGAGTCCAAAATCGCTGTAGTTGTGTTCTCTGAAAACTATGCTTCCTCGAAGTGGTGTTTGGAAGAACTGGTCAAGATCATGCAGTGTAATGAATCGAGGAAACAGATTGTGTACCCTGTATTTTACAAGGTAGATCCTTCACATGTGCGAAACCAAACTGGTAGTTTTGGTGAGGCACTTGCTCACTATGATGATTTGGAGAAGGTGGCACAATGGAAGACAGCTCTTACAAAAGCAGGACATCTTTCTGGGTGGCCTTTCTCACATGGAGG GAATGAGTCTGATTTCGTTCATAAAATTGTTGAAGAGATTTCGCAACAAGTATCAAATTTTACATATTTTAATAGAGATAAATACTTAGTTGGAATACAGTCTCGTTTAGAAAATATGGAAAAACTTCTATGCGTTGGAGAAAGTGACATACGAATGATAGGGATATGGGGCATTGGTGGATTAGGCAAAACAACAATTGCTAAGGCTGTGTATAATTCAATTGCCCCTAAATTTGAAGGTAGTTGTTTTTTGGAAAATGTTAGAGAAAGATCGTTGAAATACGGAGGCCTACAAAAACTACAGAAGTTTCTTCTTTCTAGGACTGTAGATTTGAAAGATTTAGAGGTAAACAGTCTTGATGAAGGAAGCGGTAGGATAAAAGAAAGGTTGAGTCATAAGAGAGTTCTTATAATTCTTGATGATGTGAATGATTTGGACGAACTAAAAAGTTTAGTCGGAAAGCCTGATTGGTTTGGTTCTGGTAGTAGAATAATCATAACAACACGAGATCAAGATTTGCTACGACGGCATGATGTTGATCAAATATACCAAGTGGAGAAATTAAGTGATGGTGAAGCTTTGGAGCTCTTTAAAATTAATGCATTCAAAGAAAATGAACATACGAGTGATTACATTGAACACGTAGATAGTGTAATAAGGTATGCTGAAGGGCTACCTCTAGTTTTGGAAGTTTTGGGGTCATATCTACGTGGTCTAAGTATAGATACATGGAAGGATACATTGAAGTATTACAAAAGAAATCCTAAGCTTCAACAGTTTCTCAAATTAAGTTATGATGCACTTGAACCTTTGATGAAGGAAGTTTTTCTTCACATCGCATGTTTCTTCAAAGGTGAAGATAAGAACTATGTGATGGACATTTTAGAAGGATGTGAACTACCTAAACACGGGATTGAAGTTCTCATAGAAAAGGCCCTCATAAGTATTACTGAAGCTAATGGTATTTGGATGCATGACTTGCTAGAAGAATTGGGCAAAGAAATTGTTTGTCTGGAGTCACCTGAGCCAGGAGAGCGTAGCAGACTATGGTTGTACAAAGATGTTTACAACGTTTTCAAAAACAACACT GGTACAAACAAAGTTAAAGGTATCATGCTTAAGGAGAGCATTCGCTGGAATGCAGATGAACAAATAATACCCTTGAACAGTGAAAGCTTCTCAAAGTTAAACGGTCTTCAAATTCTTCTAATTGATTATCTCCATGCAAATGTGTTCAGTGGAAATCGCGTGGATTATCTCCCCAATGAGTTGATTCTCCTTCATTGGGTGAAGTGTCCCCTACGATATTTTCCATCAAATTTTTATCCCAAGAAACTCGTTGTATGCAAGATGGAATTCACCTTAACATCATCACCATTGACGGTACTGAAG ATAGGTGTTGAACGTAAAATGCCTTGGATTTGCATGTCACCACTGGGGGCGGGAGTACAG AGTCTGCAGAAGTTGAAATCACTCGAGTTGGAATTTTGCCATGGTGCAGAAATGTTTTCCGACTTCTCTAGATTTCTAAACTTAGAGGAGTTGACAATAAGAAGCAGTGAAAAAATTAAAAAGATTGAAATTGTGAAAGAGATGACATCATTAAAAAGGCTGGATTTAAGCGGTACTGCAATCAGAGAATTGCCTTCATCAGCAATCGGACATCTCATTAATCTGGAACAGTTAATCTTATTTGGTTGCAAGAAACTTAGACATGTGCCGTGCAACATATTTGAGTTGCAGCATCTACAGCTTCTTTATCTTAAGGGGTGTGAAAAGCTGGTTACATTTCCAACAAAGTCAGAGTTTTCAACTGAGTCGACCAGTTTACAGGACAAGCACTATGCTCCATTATTCGTCAATTTGAGGGATTGCGAGAATCTTGTAGAGATTGGAGAATTTTCCCGAGAATTATATGGCCTAGAGGCATGTGGCTGCGATAAATTGAAAAGAGTTTCAAAATTGTCAGACATTTTGGAAGGTAATGACTCGAGAATGATTCCTCGGATGAACTTGTCTGCCTGCAGTTCCCTGTACAGCAATGTGGCTCGTAAAGTGGCAAAGATGAAAAGGAATTTACCTGATGATTCCAAGCTAACGGCTCTGTTTTCTTTCTTTTTATCATGTCGGCAATCTGAGTATCATGTCAAGCTACCCGTGATTGATATTCCGGAGTGGTTCACCGTCCGCATGGATGTAAATATCGAAGGACTCCATGAGTGCAACTTTAGAATTGATTTTCCTGGGAATTTCAAATGGGAGGACAAAGGATTGGCATTCTGTCCTCCAGTTACGTCGAGCGAACACAACATCTACATTAATGGTGTATCCATCATTGATGCATCCGAAGAGTGGGGAGACGGAGACGGTTCTTGGAGATACGATGGTTTTCAGGAGTTGTACTATATTCCATTCGAGGTTATAATAAAGCGGCTGAGTGAGAGTGGGTCACCGCCGCCTTGCATCTGTCTGGTTCAGTTTGAATTTCAAATTAAAACCATAGAATTTACTGACGGGACTATAGAGGAAGTGGACGGGAGCTGCGGAGTCCATGTAGTAATGCCAGAGGGTGAAGGCCCATTCTTCAGTGACTTCAGAAT GATGGTACAAAAATCAAAAGCTGAGAAAACAGAGCAAATGTATGATATGCTCCAACAGAAGAAGGAATTTGGTGCTGACATTTCACGACAGTATTTATTGAACTTTCCATATGGTGAGAATCTACTTTCT GCAGCCCAGGCCCTAACAGTTCCAAGGCCCCCAGCATATCAGGCCACAACTGCTGCCGATCCGGGTCGCTGCCAAAGAGCACCGAAGTCTCGCCACCTGAGGCTCCACCACGTGCAAGAGCCTGCACCATCCCCAGGACCAAACCACTCCAGTGCAGCTCCTTGA
- the LOC101306995 gene encoding peroxidase 15-like: MSPFSYHAVAIFLFAIVLGNSNAQLSSTFYDTTCPNISSVVRNVVEQAQENDIRIAAKLIRVHFHDCFVNGCDASLLLDDADGIDSEKNGAPNLSTDGYAVIDDIKTALENVCPGVVSCADIVALASQILVSENGGPTWEVQLGRRDSRTANRAGTTAIPSPFETLEQIAQKFTDAGLDSTDLVALSGAHTFGRARCSTFVHRLYDFNGTGSPDPSIDTTYLGTLQQTCPNGGDGGTLANLDPTTPNGFDKNYFTNLQNKQGLLQTDQELFSTSGADTVSIVDRFANSESDFFDSFAKSMISMGNIKVLTGSDGEIRTDCKRVN; the protein is encoded by the exons ATGTCTCCATTTTCATATCATGCAGTAGCAATTTTTCTCTTTGCCATTGTGTTGGGCAACTCCAACGCTCAGCTCAGCTCCACTTTTTACGACACAACATGCCCTAATATATCGAGCGTGGTTCGTAATGTGGTGGAGCAAGCTCAAGAGAATGATATTCGTATTGCCGCCAAACTCATCCGGGTTCACTTCCACGACTGCTTCGTCAAT GGGTGTGATGCATCACTTTTGCTCGATGATGCAGACGGTATAGACAGCGAAAAGAATGGAGCTCCGAATCTATCCACAGATGGATATGCTGTGATTGATGACATCAAAACTGCACTCGAGAATGTTTGCCCTGGTGTTGTCTCCTGTGCTGATATTGTCGCTCTTGCTTCTCAGATACTCGTTTCTGAG AATGGAGGACCAACTTGGGAAGTTCAATTAGGAAGAAGAGACAGTAGGACAGCCAACCGAGCTGGTACTACTGCCATTCCAAGCCCTTTTGAAACCCTTGAACAAATTGCCCAAAAGTTCACTGATGCAGGACTTGATTCAACAGATCTCGTTGCTTTATCAG GTGCTCATACATTCGGCCGGGCAAGGTGTTCAACTTTCGTGCACCGCCTATACGATTTCAACGGTACCGGGAGCCCTGACCCGAGCATAGACACAACCTACTTGGGAACCCTACAACAAACATGTCCCAACGGCGGTGACGGAGGTACATTGGCCAACCTTGATCCTACTACTCCCAATGGCTTCGACAAAAACTACTTCACAAACCTTCAGAACAAGCAGGGGCTTCTGCAGACGGATCAGGAGCTGTTCTCGACCAGCGGAGCCGACACTGTTTCCATTGTCGACCGGTTTGCTAATAGCGAGAGCGACTTCTTTGACAGCTTTGCCAAGTCCATGATCAGTATGGGAAATATTAAAGTTTTGACGGGCAGTGATGGAGAGATTAGGACTGATTGTAAAAGAGTTAACTAA